In Saccharothrix syringae, the following are encoded in one genomic region:
- a CDS encoding acetate/propionate family kinase: MDVLVVNAGSSSLKLTVLGPDDTVLAEHHVERWDGRPDLGHLPLPRVDAVGHRVVHGGTRFTEPTVLDDRVRRGIEELTDLAPLHQPRALAGIDAAVGLFPDVPHVACFDTAFHRTLPPVAATYPLPAQWRERWDLHRYGFHGLSHAHASRHAVDLAGGGSRVVTCHLGAGCSLAAVRDGRSVDTTMGFTPMAGLPMATRPGDLDPGLLLWLLDHLTPGELADGLAHRSGLAGLAGHADLRDVHRAAADGDPAARLAVDVFAHRLRQGVAAMAASMGGLDLLVFTGGVGEHDAEVRARVVDGLAFLGPTLDRDANLTASGDSRISAAGSAIGVWVVTAREDAEVAAGTRTALLRTPLARAGARADARRAEPPPPS, translated from the coding sequence ATGGACGTCCTGGTGGTCAACGCGGGCTCGTCCAGCCTGAAGCTGACCGTGCTCGGCCCGGACGACACCGTCCTGGCCGAGCACCACGTGGAGCGGTGGGACGGCCGCCCCGACCTCGGCCACCTGCCGCTGCCCCGGGTGGACGCCGTGGGGCACCGCGTCGTCCACGGCGGCACCCGCTTCACCGAACCCACCGTGCTCGACGACCGGGTGCGGCGCGGCATCGAGGAGCTGACCGACCTCGCGCCGCTGCACCAACCCCGGGCCCTGGCCGGCATCGACGCGGCGGTGGGGCTGTTCCCGGACGTGCCGCACGTGGCGTGCTTCGACACCGCCTTCCACCGCACCCTGCCCCCGGTCGCCGCCACCTACCCGCTGCCGGCGCAGTGGCGCGAGCGCTGGGACCTGCACCGCTACGGCTTCCACGGCCTGTCCCACGCCCACGCCTCCCGGCACGCGGTCGACCTGGCCGGAGGGGGCTCGCGCGTGGTGACCTGCCACCTGGGCGCGGGCTGCTCGCTGGCCGCGGTCCGGGACGGCCGCTCGGTGGACACCACCATGGGCTTCACCCCGATGGCCGGCCTGCCCATGGCCACCCGCCCCGGCGACCTCGACCCCGGCCTGCTGCTGTGGCTGCTCGACCACCTCACCCCCGGCGAACTGGCCGACGGCCTGGCCCACCGCTCCGGCCTGGCCGGGCTGGCCGGGCACGCCGACCTGCGCGACGTGCACCGGGCCGCCGCCGACGGCGACCCGGCCGCCCGGCTGGCCGTCGACGTGTTCGCCCACCGGCTGCGCCAGGGCGTCGCCGCGATGGCCGCGTCGATGGGCGGGCTGGACCTGCTGGTGTTCACCGGCGGCGTCGGCGAGCACGACGCCGAGGTGCGCGCGCGGGTGGTCGACGGCCTGGCGTTCCTGGGCCCGACCCTCGACCGGGACGCCAACCTCACTGCATCGGGTGATTCGCGGATCAGCGCCGCCGGCTCGGCCATCGGGGTCTGGGTGGTCACCGCGCGCGAGGACGCCGAGGTCGCGGCCGGGACCAGGACCGCATTGCTGCGGACACCGTTAGCCCGTGCGGGTGCACGTGCAGATGCACGCCGAGCGGAGCCTCCCCCTCCTTCCTAA
- a CDS encoding endo alpha-1,4 polygalactosaminidase, translating into MVGRRFPGVFVVLPVVLLLGAPGCAPQRVVEKHPDGFAYQLQGYRDGGLEELASSSFRYVVVDLARDAGNSYFTRAEVSRLRASGKIVLAYFEIGAIESFRPEHAAVAADPARLVLNEWASWPGEHFVRYWEPSWWELAVRPRLDRALAAGFDGAYLDTPLAYEEIDQDLVPGLDRAELGRRMVDLIARIAGHAEAARPGFLVFPQNSPELLAHPGYLDAIDGIGVEELFFLATDRPCTASYCAANLAATREIRDAGKTVLAVDYAVRPDNVAAACRRYREEGFEGYVTVQALDRVGAPCG; encoded by the coding sequence GTGGTGGGTCGACGGTTTCCCGGCGTTTTCGTCGTCCTCCCGGTGGTCCTGCTCCTCGGTGCACCCGGGTGTGCTCCGCAAAGGGTGGTGGAGAAACATCCGGACGGTTTCGCGTACCAGTTGCAGGGTTATCGGGACGGCGGGCTCGAAGAATTGGCTTCGTCCTCTTTCCGCTACGTCGTGGTCGACTTGGCGCGGGATGCCGGAAATTCGTACTTCACCCGCGCCGAGGTGTCCCGGCTGCGGGCATCCGGGAAGATCGTGCTGGCCTACTTCGAAATCGGGGCGATCGAGTCGTTCCGGCCCGAGCACGCCGCCGTCGCGGCCGACCCGGCCCGCCTGGTCCTCAACGAGTGGGCGAGCTGGCCCGGCGAGCACTTCGTCCGCTACTGGGAGCCGAGCTGGTGGGAGCTGGCCGTCCGGCCCCGGCTGGACCGGGCGCTGGCCGCCGGGTTCGACGGCGCCTACCTGGACACCCCGCTGGCCTACGAGGAGATCGACCAGGACCTGGTGCCCGGCCTGGACCGGGCGGAGCTGGGCAGGCGCATGGTCGACCTGATCGCCCGGATCGCCGGGCACGCCGAGGCCGCCCGCCCCGGGTTCCTGGTGTTCCCGCAGAACTCGCCCGAGCTGCTGGCCCACCCCGGCTACCTCGACGCCATCGACGGCATCGGCGTGGAGGAGCTGTTCTTCCTGGCCACCGACCGGCCGTGCACCGCCTCGTACTGCGCGGCGAACCTGGCGGCCACCAGAGAGATCCGCGACGCCGGCAAGACGGTGTTGGCGGTGGACTACGCGGTGCGGCCGGACAACGTCGCGGCGGCGTGCCGCCGGTACCGCGAAGAGGGTTTCGAGGGATACGTGACCGTGCAGGCGCTGGACCGGGTCGGCGCGCCCTGCGGGTGA
- a CDS encoding nucleotidyltransferase family protein, translating into MHAVILAGGRGVRLRPYTTALPKPLVPIGEEYAILDIILQQLRARGFRRVTLAIGHLGSLIRAFVGDGSRWDLAVDYSEEVKPLSTIGPLLNFLDRLPEHFLVMNGDVLTDLDYTALLAHHTANGAPLTVATYQRKVKIDFGTLSTEQGRIVHFVEKPELSYGVSMGVYAMSRETLAPYPRDVPFGLDQLVLDLLARSRRPAAYEFEGYWLDIGRPDDYDEANRCFEQARSALLPGPRRAPLGAVS; encoded by the coding sequence ATGCACGCGGTGATACTCGCCGGCGGCCGTGGGGTGCGCCTCCGCCCCTACACGACGGCACTGCCCAAGCCCCTGGTCCCGATCGGCGAGGAGTACGCGATCCTCGACATCATCCTGCAACAACTGCGCGCCCGCGGGTTCCGGCGCGTCACCCTGGCGATCGGCCACCTCGGCTCGCTGATCCGGGCCTTCGTCGGCGACGGCTCGCGCTGGGACCTCGCGGTCGACTACAGCGAGGAGGTCAAACCGCTGTCCACCATCGGGCCGCTGCTGAACTTCCTGGACCGGCTGCCCGAGCACTTCCTGGTGATGAACGGCGACGTGCTCACCGACCTGGACTACACGGCGCTGCTCGCGCACCACACGGCCAACGGGGCGCCGCTGACGGTGGCCACGTACCAGCGCAAGGTGAAGATCGACTTCGGCACGCTGTCCACCGAGCAGGGCCGGATCGTGCACTTCGTCGAGAAGCCGGAGCTGTCCTACGGCGTCAGCATGGGCGTGTACGCGATGTCCCGCGAGACGCTGGCGCCCTACCCGCGGGACGTGCCGTTCGGCCTGGACCAGCTGGTGCTCGACCTGCTGGCCCGCAGCCGCCGCCCGGCCGCCTACGAGTTCGAGGGCTACTGGCTCGACATCGGCCGCCCCGACGACTACGACGAGGCCAACCGCTGCTTCGAGCAGGCGCGGTCGGCGCTGCTCCCGGGACCGCGGCGGGCGCCGCTGGGAGCCGTGTCGTGA
- a CDS encoding NAD-dependent epimerase/dehydratase family protein yields the protein MSPTRVLVFGATGYLGRRVVAALTARPGVEVVPVRRGGPPGGDHVRHDLVSTDPADLLSSTAPDAVVNCTGRLGGTATELVAANVTAVARLLDALPAATRLVTLGSAAEYGVVPVGRPVGEDAPEKPVSAYGATKLSATGLVRAAVAAGRADAVVLRVFNPVGAGAPHDTVLGRAVAAIRSAATGVRLGPLGAHRDFVDVRDIAEAVALAALATGAPGPVLNIGSGTAVVVRDAVKLLVEESGFTGQVVESDPAPDRSRAVDWIAADVTRAREVLGWRPRHDLRASVRDLWAGGSG from the coding sequence GTGAGCCCCACCCGGGTGCTGGTGTTCGGCGCCACCGGCTACCTCGGGCGGCGGGTCGTCGCCGCGCTCACCGCCCGGCCGGGGGTGGAGGTCGTCCCGGTGCGGCGCGGCGGGCCGCCGGGCGGCGACCACGTCCGGCACGACCTGGTCAGCACCGATCCGGCGGACCTGCTCTCCTCGACCGCGCCGGACGCGGTGGTCAACTGCACCGGGCGGCTCGGCGGCACCGCGACCGAGCTGGTCGCGGCCAACGTGACGGCGGTGGCGCGCCTGCTCGACGCGCTGCCCGCGGCCACCCGGCTGGTCACCCTGGGCTCGGCGGCCGAGTACGGCGTGGTGCCGGTGGGCCGGCCGGTCGGCGAGGACGCGCCCGAGAAGCCGGTCAGCGCCTACGGGGCCACCAAGCTGTCGGCCACCGGCCTGGTGCGGGCGGCCGTGGCGGCGGGCCGGGCGGACGCCGTGGTGCTGCGGGTGTTCAACCCGGTCGGGGCGGGCGCGCCCCACGACACCGTGCTGGGCCGCGCGGTGGCGGCCATCCGCAGTGCCGCCACCGGCGTCCGGCTCGGCCCGCTGGGCGCGCACCGGGACTTCGTCGACGTCCGCGACATCGCCGAGGCGGTCGCCCTGGCCGCCCTGGCGACCGGCGCGCCCGGCCCGGTGCTCAACATCGGCAGCGGCACGGCGGTCGTGGTCCGGGACGCGGTGAAGCTGCTGGTCGAGGAGTCCGGGTTCACCGGCCAGGTCGTCGAGTCCGACCCCGCGCCCGACCGGTCCCGCGCGGTGGACTGGATCGCGGCGGACGTCACCCGCGCCCGCGAGGTGCTGGGCTGGCGACCGCGGCACGACCTGCGGGCGTCGGTGCGCGACCTCTGGGCGGGTGGCTCGGGGTGA
- the pelF gene encoding GT4 family glycosyltransferase PelF, whose protein sequence is MTVPAVRPVTADPPDPDDGLRVALVSEGTYPYHPGGVSLWCDQLVRGMPEHAFTAVALTVDGTERPSWPAPANLVGVVDIPLWGGSPGPARREPEGFAAAHDAFLRSFVPHAEGSAEALLVALRRLFELSRSADLGPALVSNDAVGRLVDVTAERCGSPLPLHHAVAVTDQLEHMLRPLWHPPVRVDVCHLAMNGLSALVGLAAKWAHGTPLLMSEHGVYLRERYLGAAEQGGPRAVRALVLGFHRALAGAAYRACDVLAPHSDYNRRWQLRNGADEARVNTMYNGIDPDDFPPAAGEPDEPTIVFVGRIDPLKDVRTLIRAFGLVRAELPRARLRVFGPVTAANRDYHADCVRLVEQLDLAGAAVFEGRVPNQVDAYHAGHVVALTSVSEGFPYSLVEAMSTGRATVCTSVGGVPEAVGGAGLLVPPRDHAAVARACLRLLTDGELRDRLGREARQRVLERFTLQRWNDGYRTRYAELALPGGAG, encoded by the coding sequence ATGACCGTTCCCGCGGTGCGCCCCGTCACGGCGGACCCCCCGGACCCGGACGACGGGCTGCGGGTCGCGCTGGTCTCCGAGGGCACCTACCCCTACCACCCCGGCGGCGTGAGCCTGTGGTGCGACCAGCTCGTGCGCGGCATGCCCGAGCACGCGTTCACCGCGGTGGCGCTGACCGTGGACGGCACCGAGCGCCCCTCCTGGCCCGCGCCCGCCAACCTCGTCGGGGTGGTCGACATCCCGCTGTGGGGCGGGTCGCCCGGCCCGGCCCGGCGCGAACCGGAGGGGTTCGCGGCGGCCCACGACGCGTTCCTGCGGTCCTTCGTCCCGCACGCCGAGGGCAGCGCCGAGGCGTTGCTGGTGGCGCTGCGGCGCCTGTTCGAGCTGTCCCGCTCGGCCGACCTCGGGCCGGCGCTGGTGTCCAACGACGCGGTGGGCAGGCTGGTCGACGTCACCGCCGAGCGGTGCGGCAGTCCCCTGCCGCTGCACCACGCGGTGGCGGTGACCGACCAGCTCGAACACATGCTGCGGCCGCTGTGGCACCCGCCGGTCCGGGTCGACGTGTGCCACCTGGCCATGAACGGCCTGAGCGCGCTGGTCGGCCTGGCGGCCAAGTGGGCGCACGGCACACCGCTGCTGATGTCCGAGCACGGCGTGTACCTGCGGGAGCGCTACCTCGGCGCGGCCGAGCAGGGCGGGCCGCGCGCGGTCCGGGCACTGGTGCTGGGCTTCCACCGGGCGCTGGCCGGCGCCGCCTACCGCGCCTGCGACGTGCTGGCGCCGCACTCGGACTACAACCGCCGGTGGCAGCTGCGCAACGGCGCGGACGAGGCGCGGGTGAACACGATGTACAACGGCATCGACCCCGACGACTTCCCGCCCGCCGCGGGTGAGCCGGACGAGCCGACGATCGTGTTCGTGGGCCGGATCGACCCGCTCAAGGACGTGCGCACGCTGATCCGGGCGTTCGGGCTGGTCCGGGCGGAGCTGCCGCGGGCGCGGCTGCGGGTGTTCGGCCCGGTCACCGCGGCCAACCGGGACTACCACGCGGACTGCGTGCGGCTGGTCGAGCAGCTCGACCTGGCGGGCGCGGCCGTGTTCGAGGGCCGGGTGCCCAACCAGGTCGACGCCTACCACGCCGGGCACGTGGTGGCGCTGACCAGCGTGTCGGAGGGCTTCCCCTACTCCCTGGTCGAGGCGATGTCCACGGGCCGGGCCACGGTGTGCACGAGCGTCGGCGGGGTGCCCGAGGCGGTCGGCGGCGCCGGCCTGCTGGTGCCGCCGCGCGACCACGCGGCCGTGGCGCGCGCCTGCCTCCGGCTGCTCACCGACGGCGAGCTGCGCGACCGCCTGGGCCGCGAGGCCCGGCAGCGGGTGCTGGAGCGCTTCACCCTCCAGCGCTGGAACGACGGCTACCGGACCCGGTACGCCGAGCTGGCGCTGCCGGGGGGCGCGGGATGA
- a CDS encoding phosphoketolase family protein, with amino-acid sequence MPQPENTDLSLVDAYWRAANYLSAGQIYLLDNPLLTRPLAPEHIKPRLLGHWGTTPGLNFVYAHLNRVINARDLNVLFVTGPGHGGPALLANTWLEGSYTETHPNVSRDAEGMRTLFRQFSFPGGVPSHVAPEVPGSIHEGGELGYSLAHAFGAAFDNPDLVVACVVGDGEAETGPLAASWHGNKFLDPAHDGAVLPILHLNGYKIANPAILARIPHDELDALLRGYGYAPHYVEGDDPAALHPRMAQVLDEVVDEIRRIQEAARAGDTGRPRWPMVVLRTPKGWTGPAEVDGVPVEGTWRSHQVPLAGVRDNPRHLALLVDWLKSYRPEELFDADGGPKPELLALAPRGELRMGATPHANGGLLLRDLRLPGTAPYAVEVTKHGTTTSEPTRVMGRMLRDVLTLNADRRNFRLFGPDETASNRLDAVFDVTARQWLAERLPTDEHLGTDGRVVEVLSEHLCQGFLEGYLLTGRHGLFNCYEAFTHIVDSMFNQHAKWLGTHRKLDWRRPVASLNYLLSSHVWRQDHNGFSHQDPGFIDHVMNKKAEVVRVYLPPDTNTLLSVTDHCLRSRDYVNVVVAGKNFTPDWLGPEEAALHCARGAGIWEWAGTDHGLTEPDVVLACAGDAPTLEVVAATALLREHLPELRIRVVNVVDLMRLQPETEHPHGMPDREFDALFTTDKPVIFAYHGYPWLIHRLTYRRTNHRDIHVRGYKEEGTTTTPFDMLVLNDMDRYRLVIDVIDRVPGLGVKAAGLRQLMQDQRTRHHDHIREHGEDLPEVRDWTWPY; translated from the coding sequence ATGCCCCAGCCGGAGAACACCGACCTGTCCCTCGTCGACGCCTACTGGCGGGCGGCGAACTACCTCTCGGCGGGACAGATCTACCTGCTCGACAACCCGCTGCTGACCCGACCGCTGGCGCCGGAGCACATCAAGCCGCGGCTGCTCGGGCACTGGGGCACCACGCCCGGCCTGAACTTCGTCTACGCCCACCTGAACCGGGTGATCAACGCGCGTGACCTGAACGTGTTGTTCGTGACCGGTCCCGGTCACGGCGGCCCCGCCCTGCTGGCCAACACGTGGCTGGAGGGCTCCTACACCGAGACCCACCCGAACGTGTCACGCGACGCCGAGGGCATGCGCACCCTGTTCCGCCAGTTCTCCTTCCCGGGCGGGGTGCCCAGCCACGTCGCGCCCGAGGTGCCCGGTTCGATCCACGAGGGCGGCGAGCTGGGTTACTCGCTGGCGCACGCGTTCGGCGCGGCGTTCGACAACCCGGACCTGGTGGTGGCCTGCGTGGTCGGCGACGGCGAGGCCGAGACCGGCCCGCTGGCGGCGAGCTGGCACGGCAACAAGTTCCTCGACCCCGCCCACGACGGCGCGGTGCTGCCGATCCTGCACCTCAACGGCTACAAGATCGCCAACCCGGCCATCCTGGCGCGCATCCCGCACGACGAGCTGGACGCGTTGCTGCGCGGCTACGGCTACGCCCCCCACTACGTGGAGGGCGACGACCCGGCCGCGCTGCACCCGCGCATGGCGCAGGTGCTCGACGAGGTCGTCGACGAGATCCGCCGCATCCAGGAAGCCGCCCGCGCCGGCGACACCGGGCGCCCGCGCTGGCCGATGGTCGTGCTGCGCACGCCGAAGGGCTGGACCGGTCCGGCCGAGGTGGACGGTGTGCCGGTGGAGGGCACGTGGCGCTCCCACCAGGTGCCGCTGGCCGGTGTCCGCGACAACCCGCGCCACCTCGCCCTGCTGGTGGACTGGCTCAAGTCCTACCGGCCGGAGGAGCTGTTCGACGCCGACGGCGGCCCGAAGCCCGAGCTGCTGGCCCTGGCCCCGCGCGGCGAGCTGCGCATGGGCGCCACCCCGCACGCCAACGGCGGCCTGCTGCTGCGCGACCTGCGCCTGCCCGGCACGGCGCCGTACGCGGTGGAGGTGACCAAGCACGGCACGACGACGTCCGAGCCCACCCGGGTGATGGGCCGGATGCTGCGCGACGTGCTCACCCTCAACGCCGACCGGCGCAACTTCCGGCTGTTCGGCCCGGACGAGACCGCCTCCAACCGGCTCGACGCGGTGTTCGACGTGACCGCGCGGCAGTGGCTGGCCGAGCGGCTGCCCACCGACGAGCACCTGGGCACCGACGGCCGGGTGGTGGAGGTGCTGTCGGAGCACCTGTGCCAGGGCTTCCTGGAGGGCTACCTGCTCACCGGGCGGCACGGGCTGTTCAACTGCTACGAGGCGTTCACCCACATCGTGGACTCGATGTTCAACCAGCACGCCAAGTGGCTGGGCACGCACCGGAAGCTGGACTGGCGCCGCCCGGTGGCCTCGCTGAACTACCTGCTCTCGTCGCACGTGTGGCGGCAGGACCACAACGGGTTCTCCCACCAGGACCCCGGGTTCATCGACCACGTGATGAACAAGAAGGCCGAGGTCGTCCGCGTGTACCTGCCGCCGGACACCAACACCCTGCTCTCGGTGACCGACCACTGCCTGCGCAGCCGCGACTACGTCAACGTGGTCGTCGCGGGCAAGAACTTCACCCCGGACTGGCTGGGCCCGGAGGAGGCGGCGCTGCACTGCGCCCGCGGCGCGGGGATCTGGGAGTGGGCGGGCACCGACCACGGCCTGACCGAACCCGACGTGGTGCTGGCCTGCGCCGGCGACGCACCCACGCTGGAGGTCGTGGCCGCCACCGCCCTGCTGCGCGAGCACCTGCCCGAACTGCGCATCCGGGTGGTCAACGTGGTGGACCTGATGCGGCTGCAACCCGAGACCGAGCACCCGCACGGCATGCCCGACCGCGAGTTCGACGCCCTGTTCACCACCGACAAGCCGGTGATCTTCGCCTACCACGGCTACCCGTGGCTGATCCACCGGCTGACCTACCGCCGCACCAACCACCGCGACATCCACGTCCGCGGCTACAAGGAGGAGGGCACCACCACCACGCCCTTCGACATGCTCGTGCTCAACGACATGGACCGCTACCGCCTGGTCATCGACGTCATCGACCGCGTCCCGGGCCTGGGTGTCAAGGCCGCCGGCCTGCGCCAGCTCATGCAGGACCAGCGCACCCGCCACCACGACCACATCCGCGAGCACGGCGAGGACCTGCCCGAGGTCCGCGACTGGACCTGGCCGTACTGA
- a CDS encoding nucleotide sugar dehydrogenase, with amino-acid sequence MTEGPPELHRIGIVGMGYVGLTLAAALARRGFEVHGVDTQQAVLDSLSRGRAHIFEPGVEETFGEWVGRRIFLGPDLPDGGVDAAVVCVSTPVDETGHEPRLGNLAAAAEHIAKRCSPDTLVVVRSTVPVGATRSVVLPRLVDAWGSARLVMAPERTIQGQALRELVELPQVVGGLDDESLRLGLALFGRLTDRVVPVSNLETAELVKLANNCHTDVIYSYGNEVAGLTERLGLDPLEVIRAANLDYPRPDLARPGYVGGGCLSKDPYILLSVAGRVGRELPLVGAARKVNEDLPRHVAERVVELMGARPGDALLVLGWAYKGRPATDDMRGTPIASMTPVFADAGLRVLGHDPLVDAGVIRRYGGEPVDLAAGFAAADAVLVITDHREYQDLDVDALLPGSGIRLLYDSWRLLEPDRVTRHGVRYAALGYEPGAAR; translated from the coding sequence GTGACGGAAGGACCACCGGAGCTGCACCGGATCGGGATCGTCGGGATGGGCTACGTCGGCCTCACGCTGGCCGCCGCGCTGGCCCGGCGCGGGTTCGAGGTGCACGGCGTCGACACCCAGCAGGCCGTGCTGGACTCGCTGTCGCGGGGCCGGGCGCACATCTTCGAACCGGGTGTCGAGGAGACCTTCGGGGAGTGGGTGGGCAGGCGCATCTTCCTGGGCCCCGACCTGCCCGACGGCGGCGTGGACGCGGCGGTGGTCTGCGTCTCGACCCCCGTGGACGAGACCGGTCACGAACCCAGGCTGGGCAACCTGGCCGCGGCCGCCGAGCACATCGCCAAGCGGTGCTCGCCGGACACCCTGGTGGTGGTCCGCAGCACGGTGCCGGTGGGCGCCACCAGGTCGGTCGTGCTGCCGCGGCTGGTGGACGCGTGGGGCTCGGCGCGGCTGGTGATGGCGCCCGAGCGCACCATCCAGGGGCAGGCGCTGCGCGAGCTGGTCGAGCTGCCGCAGGTCGTCGGCGGGCTCGACGACGAGAGCCTGCGGCTCGGGCTCGCGCTGTTCGGCCGGCTGACCGACCGGGTGGTGCCGGTGTCGAACCTGGAGACGGCCGAGCTGGTCAAGCTCGCCAACAACTGCCACACCGACGTGATCTACTCCTACGGCAACGAGGTGGCCGGGCTGACCGAGCGGCTGGGGCTCGACCCGCTGGAGGTCATCCGGGCCGCCAACCTGGACTACCCGCGCCCCGACCTGGCCAGGCCCGGCTACGTGGGCGGCGGCTGCCTGTCGAAGGACCCGTACATCCTGCTGTCGGTCGCCGGGCGGGTGGGCCGCGAGCTGCCGCTGGTCGGTGCCGCCCGGAAGGTGAACGAGGACCTGCCGCGGCACGTCGCCGAACGCGTGGTGGAGCTGATGGGCGCCCGGCCCGGCGACGCGCTGCTGGTGCTCGGCTGGGCCTACAAGGGCCGCCCCGCCACCGACGACATGCGGGGCACGCCGATCGCCTCGATGACGCCGGTGTTCGCCGACGCGGGCCTGCGGGTCCTCGGCCACGACCCGCTGGTGGACGCCGGGGTCATCCGCCGCTACGGGGGCGAGCCGGTCGACCTGGCCGCCGGGTTCGCCGCCGCCGACGCGGTGCTGGTGATCACCGACCACCGCGAGTACCAGGACCTGGACGTCGACGCGCTGCTGCCGGGGTCCGGCATCCGCCTGCTCTACGACTCCTGGCGGCTGCTGGAACCCGACCGGGTCACCCGGCACGGCGTCCGCTACGCCGCCCTGGGCTACGAGCCGGGGGCGGCCCGGTGA
- a CDS encoding NAD-dependent epimerase/dehydratase family protein: protein MRALVLGGAGFIGVHLTRRLLADGHDVVVVDDFSRGRDDTELGLLGVPVVSADLTDPAAFDALPDDVDHVYLLAAVVGVRNVERDPERVIRVNTLVVLNALAWVTPRHRLFFASTSETYAGGVDSGVVPVPTPESVPLVVADVTAPRAAYGVSKVLGEAAVAHTGRAKGVAAVIGRFHNVYGPRMGADHVIPELSLRAARREDPFRVYGTDQYRAFCHVDDAVEAVVRLMAADEAVGRVVHIGDDTAETNIGDLARLVLDVAGHDPVLEQVPAPRGSVHRRCPDLTLLRAMTGFKPTVPLEEGVRQTYEWYRDHAG from the coding sequence GTGAGGGCGCTGGTGCTGGGCGGCGCCGGGTTCATCGGGGTGCACCTCACCCGCCGCCTGCTGGCCGACGGCCACGACGTGGTCGTCGTCGACGACTTCTCCCGCGGCCGCGACGACACCGAGCTGGGGCTGCTGGGCGTGCCGGTGGTCTCGGCCGACCTCACCGACCCGGCGGCCTTCGACGCGCTGCCCGACGACGTCGACCACGTGTACCTGCTGGCCGCGGTGGTGGGGGTGCGCAACGTCGAGCGCGACCCGGAGCGGGTGATCCGGGTCAACACCCTGGTCGTGCTCAACGCGCTGGCGTGGGTCACGCCCCGGCACAGGCTGTTCTTCGCCTCCACCAGCGAGACCTACGCCGGCGGCGTGGACTCCGGTGTGGTGCCGGTGCCGACGCCCGAGTCGGTCCCGCTGGTCGTGGCGGACGTGACCGCGCCCAGGGCCGCCTACGGCGTGAGCAAGGTCCTCGGTGAGGCCGCGGTCGCGCACACCGGGCGGGCGAAGGGCGTCGCGGCCGTGATCGGCCGGTTCCACAACGTCTACGGGCCGCGGATGGGCGCCGACCACGTGATCCCCGAGCTGTCGCTGCGCGCGGCCCGGCGCGAGGACCCGTTCCGGGTCTACGGCACCGACCAGTACCGGGCGTTCTGCCACGTGGACGACGCGGTCGAGGCGGTGGTGCGGCTGATGGCGGCGGACGAGGCCGTCGGCCGCGTCGTGCACATCGGCGACGACACGGCCGAGACCAACATCGGCGACCTGGCCAGGCTGGTGCTCGACGTCGCCGGCCACGACCCGGTGCTGGAGCAGGTGCCCGCGCCGCGCGGCTCGGTGCACCGCCGCTGCCCCGACCTGACCCTGCTGCGGGCGATGACCGGGTTCAAGCCGACCGTGCCGCTGGAGGAGGGCGTTCGGCAGACCTACGAGTGGTACCGGGACCACGCGGGGTGA
- a CDS encoding LysR family transcriptional regulator → MDLETRELAYFVAVAEELHFGRAAERLGLAQPPLSRAIRQLERRLGVVLFERTSRKVELTGAGEELLDGARRALVAVAAAGRRAQRAGRPEPELVLVVKPGGDSGLLGPILDAYAADPDAVPVDVLVCGIGEQAHLLRDGRADVGFLHLPHDDLTGLDHERLLVEPAVAVLPAHHALAGRAEVRMADLAGEPLPRWPGSAADAGGPLVRDSAQLMQLIALGRAVAVLPDSARRHLIGDLVAVPVVDGPLTTVVVAWPEWSRSRPAAAFARVALRVAEGARTPAG, encoded by the coding sequence ATGGATCTGGAGACCCGCGAGCTGGCCTACTTCGTGGCCGTCGCCGAGGAGCTGCACTTCGGCCGCGCGGCCGAGCGCCTCGGGCTCGCGCAGCCGCCGCTGTCGCGGGCGATCCGGCAGCTGGAGCGGCGGCTGGGCGTGGTGCTGTTCGAGCGCACCAGCCGGAAGGTGGAGCTGACCGGCGCGGGCGAGGAGCTGCTCGACGGTGCGCGCCGGGCGCTGGTCGCGGTGGCCGCCGCGGGGCGGCGGGCGCAGCGGGCCGGCCGGCCCGAGCCGGAGCTGGTGCTGGTGGTGAAGCCGGGCGGGGACAGCGGCCTGCTCGGCCCGATCCTCGACGCCTACGCCGCCGACCCCGACGCGGTGCCGGTGGACGTGCTGGTGTGCGGGATCGGGGAGCAGGCCCACCTCCTGCGGGACGGCCGGGCCGACGTCGGGTTCCTGCACCTGCCCCACGACGACCTCACCGGCCTGGACCACGAGCGGCTGCTGGTCGAACCCGCCGTCGCCGTGCTGCCCGCGCACCACGCCCTGGCCGGGCGGGCCGAGGTCCGGATGGCCGACCTGGCGGGCGAGCCGCTGCCCCGGTGGCCGGGCTCGGCCGCGGACGCCGGCGGGCCGCTGGTGCGCGACAGCGCCCAGCTCATGCAGCTGATCGCGCTGGGCCGGGCGGTGGCCGTGCTGCCCGACTCGGCGCGACGCCACCTGATCGGGGACCTGGTGGCGGTGCCGGTGGTCGACGGTCCACTCACGACGGTCGTGGTGGCGTGGCCGGAGTGGTCCCGCTCCCGGCCGGCCGCCGCGTTCGCCCGCGTCGCGCTGCGGGTGGCGGAAGGGGCGCGCACCCCGGCCGGCTGA